The Gordonia crocea genomic interval CTCGGCCAGATCCGCGTCGGGTACCGACCGCATGGCGGTGTCCGACTTGGCCCGGAAGTTCTGGACGATGACTTCTTGGATGTGGCCGTAGGCCTTGTGACTGGCGCGGATCGCCATGATCGACTCGGCGCGCTCGACCCGGTTCTCGCCGATCCCGACGAGGATCCCGGTGGTGAACGGCACCGACAACCGGCCCGCGTCGGTGAGCACCTGCAGGCGCACCGACGGATCCTTGTCCGGACTGCCGTAGTGCGGCTGCCCCTTCTCCTCGAACAGCCGCCGCGACGTGGTCTCCAGCATCATCCCCATCGACGGGGCGACCGGCTTGAGTCGTGAGATCTCCTCCCACGACATGACTCCGGGGTTGAGGTGCGGCAGCAGGCCGGTCTCCTCCAGCACCCGGATCGCCGCGGCGCGCACGTATTGCAGCGTCGAGTCGTAACCGCGGGCGTCGAGCCACTCGGCGGCCTGCGGCCACCGGTCCTCCGGACGGTCGCCGAGCGTGAACAGCGCTTCCTTGCATCCCAATGCGGCGCCGGCCCGGGCGATCTCGAGGACTTCGTCGATCTCGAGGAACATGCCCTTGCCCTGGCCGGCCAGCTTGCCCGGCACGGTGACGAACGTGCAGTAGTGACACCGGTCCCGACACAGGTGCGTCAGCGGGATGAAGACCTTGCGCGAGTAGCTGATCTGGCCGTCGCGGCCGGCCGCTTTCAACCCGGCGTCACGGACACGCGCGGCGGAGGCGGTGAGATCGGCGAGGTCGTCGCCGGTGGCGGCCAGCAGTACTGCGGCTTCGTCGACGTTGAGTGTCGCACCGTCACGAGCGCGCCGGAGCGCACGTCGCATGGCCGCCGCGGAGGGGCGTTCATCGGTCACCATCCCGATAGTAGACCGACTCTCCGAACTGCTACCGCCCCCGGGCCGCCCGGTCGATGTCGCGGCGCGCCGCCTCCTCGACCCGGCGACGGGTCTGCAGGAACGACGCCAGTGCGGCCGGGACGGCCACCCCGGCGAGGATCAGCGCCACGACCCGCCAGTCGGACAGGAACAACACGTCCCCGCCGGGCCCCCCGCCCAGGGCGATGACCAGTACCAGCCCCCAGCCGAACACCGGCAGCCAACTGAGCGGCGCCCGGGCATGGGCCGAGGCGAGCCAGAGCAGCAGCGCATTGCCCACCGCGGCGATGAGGATGCCGATCGGCGCGACGACCGTGCCGAGGTAGAGGTTGAGGAAGGCCACCGAGAGGATCCCGACGATCAGCCCGTCGATGAACAGCAATGCCAGCATTGCCCTATCGCCGCCGCGCTTCATCGGATCCCCTCGAACAGATCGGTTTCGCGCGGCGCCCCGGCCGGTGGTGCCGCGTCGTCGACGCGCCGGAAGTGCTCGACGGCGAAGACCGGCTGCACGATGGTGTTGGACAGGGCGTACTCGGTCCCCGACGGCGCCACCGTCACCTGTGTGGCGTGGGCGGCCAGCGCGGCCACCTTGCGGCCGACCACCGCACCGACGTCGACCTGCGCGGTGATCTCGGCATCGGGATAACTCGGCAACTCGCCGGGCTCGGGCATCCGCCAGCCCGCCGGGACCCGCCCGGCGGCGTCGGCCAGGCCGCGGCGCAACGCGCTGTCCTCGGTAACCGACTCGTAGACCTTGACCGGGCGCCCGGTGGCCGCGGTGTGTTGCGCCAGCGCCGCGGCGCACACTTCGTGCACCCGGCGGTGGTCGGGATGGCCGTAGGTGCCGACCGCGTCGTAGGTGACCACCACCTGCGGGTCGAATTCCCGCAACTCGTCGAGCAGCGCGGCCACGAGGTCGGCCAGTGGCGCCTGCACCAGGGCGCGCGGGTTGCGCGACGACGGCGCGCCCGCCATCCCGGAGTCCCGCCAGCGCCCGGCACCGCCAAGGAACCGCGGCTGCAGCGGTTCTGCCCCGTCTGGGCTCAACTCGGCCAGTGCCGCGGACAGTTCGCCGATCCGGAATCCGCCGAGTTGGTCGGCTCCCCCGTCGGCAACCAGGCCGGCCCAGCGCCGGCCGATGACCTCGCCCTCCTCGCCGAGGGTGAACGTCACCACCGCGACCTCGGCCCCCTGCGCGAGATAGTGCGCGATGGTGCCGCCGGTCATGATCGTCTCGTCGTCGGGATGGGCGTGTACCAGCAGCAGGCGCCGGCCACGTGCGGCACCGGTCATTGCGGCAACGCCCAGTCGGGTGCGCCGGCGAAGATCGAGGTCTGCACGGGCCCGGTGAGGGCGACCCCGACGATCTGGTCGGTCACGACGACGAGTGCGGAGTCCTGGTAGATCGGCAGGTAGATCGACGCCTCCGCAAGCTGGCCCTCGGCCTGCTCCAGGATCGGCGCCGGGTCGGGGGCCGACACGGCCTGTCGGGCGAGGCCGATCAACGACGCATCACACAGTCCGGAGATAGTGCTGGCCAGACCGTTGCGCGCTGCCCCGGACTGTTCGGAGTCGGACTCGTCGGCCTCCTTCTTCGGCTGGTCGCACTCCACGAGGGAGGCGAAGGCCGTCGCCGGCGCCACGGCGCCGTCCGACCACCCGACGACGAGGTCGACGCGCGACGAGGTCAGCGCGGTCGAGTACAACTCGCTGTTGCTCAGTTTGACCACCGTCGCGGCCACCCCGGCCGAACGGAGCTGGTCGGCGATCGACGAGGCCGCGGCCACGGTGCGCGGATCGGTCGCGACCGCGCCCACCCGCACCCGCAACTGCTTGCCGTCCTTGACGAGCGGGCGGACCCCGGCGCGCAGCGCCTCCCCGCGCGGCGGCGGCTTGGGCGTCGTCGTCGTGGTCGTGGTCGTCGTCGGCGGGGCCGCGGGCGACGGACTCGGCGCGGGCGACGGTTGCGGGCGCGCCACCGGCTCCGGCGCGGCGCGGCGGTAACCCGCCCCGAACAGCAAGGACTCCACGGCAGCCGCGCTCGGCCGGGGCCGACCCGGGTCGAAGTAGCGCGGATCCGACGGCCGGAACACGGTGTTGGCGAACGGGGCCACATCGTCGTCGCCGGTGGCCGCGAAGCGGACGATCCGCGCGTCGATCATGCCCAGGACGGCGGCCCGGACGTCACGCGGGCGCATGGCCGACGTACGGGTGTTGACGTGGATGTCGAGGACGCGCGCCTCGAGGTTGCGCCGGGTCGCGGTGTTCGGGATGGCCGCGATCAACCGTTCCTGCGCCGGACCGGCACTGAGGACCCCCAGGGCCGAGTCGCCGGTCCGGATCGACTCGACGGTCTGGCTCTGCGTGCCCGGGCGGCGGAAGATGATCTGGTCCAGCTTGGCCGGGGTGCGCCAGAACCGGTCGTTGCGCACCAGCCGCACCTCGTCGCGGGCCAGGTCGATCCCCACGATGGCGAACGGTCCGCCCGACACCGGCTTGCCCGAATCCATCCCCGTCTGGAAACCGGTGGGCAGTGCCCGCAACACGTGGCTGGGCAACAGCGATTGGAACAGTTCCCGCCACCGCGGATACTCCTGCGCGAACCGGACGGTGACGGTCTTGCCGCCACCACCGGTCTGCACGGATTCGATCAGGCGGTATCCGGCCGGGGACACGGCGTTGGGCTGCCGCGACATCTGTTGCCACAGGTAGGCGAAGTCGTCGCCGGTGATCGGCAACCCGTCGGACCACTGCGCATTCGTCTGGATCCGGTAGACGACGGTGAACGGCGCCTGCGCGGTCACGGCGGCCGAGACCAGCAGCGCATCAGACATCCGCCACACCACCCCGCCGTCTGGGGTGGCGACCGGGTCGAAGGCGCTCGGCAGGGTCAAGGTGCCGATCGCGGTGGTCACCGGGGACTGGTCGGCGGCCAGGTGCGGGTTGAATCCGGCGCCGATGGAATCGGTTGCGACGTGGATGGTCTTCTCGGTCGGGTACTCGGCCTGAACCGGCGCCGGCGCACTGGGCTGGACCGGCGGGGGCGGCGAGGCCATACAGCCGGCGAGCAGGAGCGTTGCCGCAACGGTGGACACCGCGGCGATCCGGCGTGCGCGCTTGCGCGGGTCGCCCACCAACAACGCCTTGCGCACCCCGGCTCCTCTCCGCTCCCCCGACCGACGTGTCGGTCCCGTCGTCGTTGTCCCTACGGCCGTGTCTACCCCGGCGCGTCTAGACGTTGGCGTCGCGCGCCTTGGCACGCGACCGCTCGCGGGCCCGAGTCGTGCCGTCCAGATGAACCTTACGCACCCGGACGACCTCCGGGGTGACCTCGACACACTCGTCGGCCGCACAGAACTCCATGGCGCCCTCGAGGTCGAGTTGCATCGGCTTGGCCAGCGTCTCCATCACGTCGGCCGACGACTGGCGCATGTTGGTGAGCTTCTTCTCGCGCGTGACGTTGATGTCGAGATCCTCGGCGCGCGGGTTGATCCCGACGACGTGGCCCTCGTAGGTGTCGTCGCCTGGGTTGACGAAGAAGGTGCCCCGGTCGGCGAGCTGGATCATCGCGTAGGGCGTCACCGAGCCCTGGCGGTCGCTGACCAGCGAGCCGCTGTGCCGGGCGCGGATCTCGCCGGCCCACGGCGCGTAGCCGTCGAACACGGCGTTGGCGATACCGGTGCCGCGGGTCTCGGTGAGGAAGTCGGTGCGGAATCCGATGAGTCCGCGGCTCGGCACGATGAACTCCATCCGCACCCAGCCGTGGGCGTTGGTCGCCATCTGGTCCATCCGGCCCTTGCGGGCGGCCAGCAGCTGGGTGACCGCGCCGAGGTACTCCTCGGGGGTGTCGATGGTGAGGTGCTCGAACGGCTCGTGCAGCTTGCCGTCGATCTGACGGGTGACGACCTGCGGCTTGCCGACGGTCAGCTCGAATCCCTCGCGGCGCATCTGCTCGACCAGGATGGCCAGCGCCAGTTCGCCACGGCCCTGCACCTCCCAGGCGTCGGGGCGACCGATGTCGACGACCCGCAGCGACACGTTGCCGATGAGTTCGGTGTCCAGACGCGTCTTGACCATGCGCGCGGTGAGCTTGTGCCCGGAAACGCGGCCGGCCAGCGGCGACGAGTTCGTGCCGATGGTCACCGAGATGGCCGGCTCGTCGACGGTGATCCGCGGCAGCGGCTGGGGGTTCTCGGCGTCGGCGAGGGTGTCGCCGATCATGATCTCGGGCATGCCCGCGACCGCGACGATGTCGCCGGCGACGGCCTCCTCGGCCGGTTCGCGCTCGACGCCGACGGTGGCCAGCAGCTCGGTGATCTTGGCCTTCTCGACGATGGCCTTCGGCTCGCCGTCGTCGCCGATGACCTCGCGGCACCAGGCGACCTGCTGGCCCTTGCGCAACGTGCCGTTGTGGATGCGGACCAGGGCGAGGCGGCCGAGGAAGGCCGACGCGTCGAGGTTGGTGACGTGCGCCTGCAGCGGCGCGGCCGGGTCGCCCTTCGGGGCGGGGACGTGCTCCATCAGCACATCGAAGAAGGGGTCGAGGTTGTCGCCGTCGGGTACCGAGCCGTCGGCGGGCTTGTTCATCGACGCCACGCCCGCGCGGCCCGACGCGTAGAGCACCGGCAGTTCCAGCGCGAGCTCGGCGGCCTGGCTCGCCTCTTCGTCCTCGAGGTCGCTGGCCAGGTCGAGCAGCAGGTCCTGCGCCTCGTGCACGACCTCGTCGATGCGCGCGTCGGGGCGGTCGGTCTTGTTCACGACGAGGATCACCGGCAGTGCGGCGGCCAGCGCCTTGCGCATCACGAAGCGGGTCTGCGGGAGCGGGCCCTCAGACGCGTCGACGAGCAGCACCACGCCGTCGACCATCGACAGACCGCGCTCGACCTCGCCGCCGAAGTCGGCGTGCCCGGGGGTGTCGATCACATTGATGATCACCTCGGTGCCGTCGGGCTGGCGGCGGTGCACCGCGGTGTTCTTGGCGAGGATGGTGATGCCCTTTTCGCGCTCGAGGTCACCGGAGTCCATGACGCGGTCGACCGGCTCACTACGTTCGGCGAACGCGCCGGACTGGCGGAGCATGGCGTCGACGAGGGTGGTCTTCCCGTGGTCGACGTGCGCGACGATGGCGACGTTTCGGAAGTTTCGAGCAGCGCTCACAAGCGGGACTTTCTGATGGTGGGCAGGAGTATCGCGATCGGCCCCGCTCCCGGCGCCGAATCGCCAACCGGGTAATTCTAGCGACGCAAACGCCCCGGAAAACAATCGTCGGCGTGTGGTGAGACCCCGCTCACGTCGGGACCATCGGCCTCCGACTGCCTTGATAAGGTTTACCTAGGCTAAAATCCTTGACGTGGGCAGTAAGAAAAGCGCGGCCAAGGTGCGCCACCTCAAGCCGAAGAAGAAGTGCTGCCGCAAAGACGTCCGCTGCCTGCGCTGCCCGGTCGTGGTCCACCGCCTCAACAAGCTCGACCTCGACTCGATGAATCGCAAAAAGCTCGACAAGGCCATCAAAAAGGCCCGGGTCGCCTGAGCAGGTCGACCAACTCGCGAACCCACCCGACGTCGGCGGGGACCATTTCACCGCTGTCCGCCAACCGCACCACCTCGGCGTCGTCGAACCACCCGAGCGCCCGGTGCTCGACCGCCACCGGTTCCCCGGCTACCCACCGCGCGCGGTAGGCGCGCAGTTCGAGGTCATCCCCCACGGGCACCGCGTCGCCGATCCGGTCACCGCCGACCACCTCGATCTCCAGTTCCTCGCGCAGTTCGCGTTCCAGTGCCTGCGCCGGCGACTCGCCCTCCTCGACTTTGCCGCCGGGCAATTCCCACAGCCCGGCCAGGTGCGGCGGATAGGCCCGCTGGGCCAGTAGCACCCGGTTCGCCCCGCCCCACTCCCGGATGACCGCCCCGGCCACGACGATGCGGACCATCAGTCGCCCCGCCCGGTCACGATGCCGGTGCGGGCCCCGACGAGGCGGACGGTTATCCGGTCTCCCGGCCGCGGCGGGGGTGTGTCGTCGTCGGCGAGGGCGCCGAGCTCGGCCACCGGCGTGTTCAGCGCCGAACCGTCGAGGATGACCTGGGTCCGCTCGGGCAACTCGCGCACCCGCAGCACCGGCAGGGCGACCGTGCCGCCGGGTCCAGCACCGACGGGGCGGGCGCGCAGCGACTCGGCCCGGATGGCGACCGCGCCGACCGGGTCGTCGGCGCCGATCCCGAGTTGTCGGGTCGGCAGATCACCCAACTCGGTGCGCACCACGTCGCCGATCCGCTCGGCGGCCAACAGGTTTTCCCACCCGAGGAAGTGTGCCGTCCACTCGTCGGGCGGGTACCGCCAGACGCGGGCGGCGAGGTCGGCGGCGACGACGCCACCGTCGCGCATGACGATGACGGTGTCGCCCATCGTCGCGGCCTCGTCGTGGTCATGGGTGACGACGATCGTCGGGGTGGCAGTGGCCTCGACGATGCCGACGATGTCGTCGGCCAGCTTGCCGCGCAGGTGGGCGTCGAGAGCGGCGAGCGGCTCGTCGAGCAGGAGGAGACGGGGCCGCGGTGCCAATGCGCGGGCCAGCGCCACCCGTTGCGCCTGGCCACCGGACAGGTCGTCGACGCGGCGGCGGGCCATCCCGGGCAGCCGGACCAGGTCGAGCATTTGCGCGACGCGATCGGCGATCTGCTCGCGCGGCCACCTTCGGGCGCGCAGTCCATAGGCGATGTTCGCCGCCACCGAGCGGCCCGGGAACAACTGGGCGTCCTGGAACACCATGCCGAAGTCCCGCCGATGCGGCGGGACCGCCGCCAGGTCCTGCCCGTCGAAGGCGATGGTGCCCGACGCCAGCGGGACCAGACCGGCCACCGCGCGCAACAACGTCGACTTGCCACATCCCGACGGCCCGAGGATCGCCGTCACCGGACCCGCCGGCGGCGCCGTCGCGAGGGTCAGCGACACGTCGCGCACCACCCGCGCGTCGCCGTAGTCGACCGCGACCGAATCCACCACGAGCGTCATAGCAGTGCACCCGCGTTCGGCCGGACGGCCTCGACGATCCCGACCGCGACCGCTGTGACGACGACCAGCACCATCGAGCAGGCCATCGCCGCGGCGAGGTTCGCCTCGCCGGGGCGGTTCAAGGCGGTGCCGATCATCACCGGGAGGGTGGTGGTGTCGACCCGGGCCAGGAAGCTGGTCGCGCCGAACTCGCCCAGACTCAAGATGAAGGCGAAACCCGCGGCAACCGCGAACGACCGTCTCACCAGGGGCAGTTCCACCGTGCTGAAGACCCGCAGCGGCCGGGCGCCCAGGGTCGCCGCCGCCGTGGTCAGGCCGGCCGGGACCTGTTCCAGGGCCGGCACCGCGATCCGGATCACCAGCGGCACGGCGACCAGTGCCTGGACCGCGGCGATCACCCACCACGAGTTGGCCAGCGCGCTCGGCCACCCGGCGAACACCAGCGTGTAGCCGAATCCGAGGGTGACCGCGCTGACGCCCAGCGGGATCGTCGCGATCAGTTCGCCGACTTCGCGCAGCGGGCCGCGCAGCCGGGCGACCACGATCGCGGCGGCCAGCCCGAACACCACGGCCAGGACCGCGGCGACCACCGCGGTGCGCAGTGACATCGCTGCCGACGCGAGCGGCGTCATGCCGTTGACCTCGGCACCCAGCGCGCGGTACCCGGCCAGGGTCCAACTCCCCGGCCCCGCCGGGCGCACCGACCAGAGGGCCAAGACGACAAGGGGCACCACCAACCACAGTGCCGCCCACAGCGCGGTGAGCACCCCGGCGATCCGGGTCCACCCGCGGACCGGGATCGGCGACTGCTCGATGGCCCGGTTCCCCGGCACCCGGCGAGAGAGCAGTCGCACGACGGCCAGAGTCGCCACCACCACGCCGATCTGCAGCACCGACAGCGCCGCCGCCTCCGGCAGGTGGAAGGATCCGACGCCCTCCGTGTAGATGGCGGTCTCGACCGTGTGCAGCTGCCCGTTGCCGAGCACCATGATCACCCCGTAACTCGTCGTGCAGAACAAGAAGACCAGGGCCGCCGCCGCCGCGATCGCGGGCAGCAGCCGGGGCAGGGTCACCGTCGTGAACGCCCGCACCGGTCCGGCACCGCTGACCTGGGCGGCCTGTTCGAGCCGCGGGTCCAGTCCGGACCAGGCCGCCGCGACCACGCGCACGACGACGGCCACGTTCAGGAAGACGTGGGCGCACAGCACCGGGACGAGGCTGGGACCGGCCTCGTCGAGCGCCCCGCCGAGCGCGGCCGGCAGGAAGGACAACGGTCCGGTGAACACCGCCCGAAAGGCCATCCCCACCACGACGCTCGGCAAGACGAAGGGCAGCGTGACCACCACCAGGAACAAGCGCGAGCCGGGAAACCGGACCCGGGCCACGAGCCAGGTGATCGGCGCCGCGACGATCAGCGTCAGGACCGTCGAGGCCGCCGCCTGGGCGAGGGTGAATACCAGCAGCGGGCCCGCCCCCGACCGTCGCCACAGGGTGAGGATCCCCGCACCGTCCCCCGTTCCCGCGGCGCGGTCGAACAGGGCGACCAGGGGCCAGCCGAAAAAGATCACGAGGAAGACGAGCGGAATCGCGCCCAGTAGTGCCAATCCGAGGCCGGCGGTGGTGATCCTCGGGCGCCCCACACCGGTGACCAGCCCGATTCCCGGGCGACTGCGGGTCACCGTCCCACTGCGTCGCGCCACTCTTGCAGCCACTTCTCCCGGTTCTTGGCGATGTAGCCCGGCGGCATGTTGACCGTCCACTCCGGCATCGGCGCGCGGGTCGACCAGCCGTCGGGAAGCGGGGTGTCACGCGTCACCGGGTAGACGAACATCGACGCCGGCAGTGCCTTCTGGACACTCGGACCGAGGAGGAAGTCGATCACTTTGCGCGCCCCGTCCACGTTGGCCGCCCCCTTGAGGATGCCCGCGTACTCGACCTGCCGGAAGCAGGTCTCCAGCAGCGCCTCGGTGCCCGGCGTCGCCACCGGCGACGAGGCGTAGGACACGACGATCG includes:
- a CDS encoding facilitated glucose transporter, whose protein sequence is MLALLFIDGLIVGILSVAFLNLYLGTVVAPIGILIAAVGNALLLWLASAHARAPLSWLPVFGWGLVLVIALGGGPGGDVLFLSDWRVVALILAGVAVPAALASFLQTRRRVEEAARRDIDRAARGR
- the mshB gene encoding N-acetyl-1-D-myo-inositol-2-amino-2-deoxy-alpha-D-glucopyranoside deacetylase, which encodes MTGAARGRRLLLVHAHPDDETIMTGGTIAHYLAQGAEVAVVTFTLGEEGEVIGRRWAGLVADGGADQLGGFRIGELSAALAELSPDGAEPLQPRFLGGAGRWRDSGMAGAPSSRNPRALVQAPLADLVAALLDELREFDPQVVVTYDAVGTYGHPDHRRVHEVCAAALAQHTAATGRPVKVYESVTEDSALRRGLADAAGRVPAGWRMPEPGELPSYPDAEITAQVDVGAVVGRKVAALAAHATQVTVAPSGTEYALSNTIVQPVFAVEHFRRVDDAAPPAGAPRETDLFEGIR
- a CDS encoding ABC transporter family substrate-binding protein — its product is MASPPPPVQPSAPAPVQAEYPTEKTIHVATDSIGAGFNPHLAADQSPVTTAIGTLTLPSAFDPVATPDGGVVWRMSDALLVSAAVTAQAPFTVVYRIQTNAQWSDGLPITGDDFAYLWQQMSRQPNAVSPAGYRLIESVQTGGGGKTVTVRFAQEYPRWRELFQSLLPSHVLRALPTGFQTGMDSGKPVSGGPFAIVGIDLARDEVRLVRNDRFWRTPAKLDQIIFRRPGTQSQTVESIRTGDSALGVLSAGPAQERLIAAIPNTATRRNLEARVLDIHVNTRTSAMRPRDVRAAVLGMIDARIVRFAATGDDDVAPFANTVFRPSDPRYFDPGRPRPSAAAVESLLFGAGYRRAAPEPVARPQPSPAPSPSPAAPPTTTTTTTTTPKPPPRGEALRAGVRPLVKDGKQLRVRVGAVATDPRTVAAASSIADQLRSAGVAATVVKLSNSELYSTALTSSRVDLVVGWSDGAVAPATAFASLVECDQPKKEADESDSEQSGAARNGLASTISGLCDASLIGLARQAVSAPDPAPILEQAEGQLAEASIYLPIYQDSALVVVTDQIVGVALTGPVQTSIFAGAPDWALPQ
- the typA gene encoding translational GTPase TypA, which encodes MSAARNFRNVAIVAHVDHGKTTLVDAMLRQSGAFAERSEPVDRVMDSGDLEREKGITILAKNTAVHRRQPDGTEVIINVIDTPGHADFGGEVERGLSMVDGVVLLVDASEGPLPQTRFVMRKALAAALPVILVVNKTDRPDARIDEVVHEAQDLLLDLASDLEDEEASQAAELALELPVLYASGRAGVASMNKPADGSVPDGDNLDPFFDVLMEHVPAPKGDPAAPLQAHVTNLDASAFLGRLALVRIHNGTLRKGQQVAWCREVIGDDGEPKAIVEKAKITELLATVGVEREPAEEAVAGDIVAVAGMPEIMIGDTLADAENPQPLPRITVDEPAISVTIGTNSSPLAGRVSGHKLTARMVKTRLDTELIGNVSLRVVDIGRPDAWEVQGRGELALAILVEQMRREGFELTVGKPQVVTRQIDGKLHEPFEHLTIDTPEEYLGAVTQLLAARKGRMDQMATNAHGWVRMEFIVPSRGLIGFRTDFLTETRGTGIANAVFDGYAPWAGEIRARHSGSLVSDRQGSVTPYAMIQLADRGTFFVNPGDDTYEGHVVGINPRAEDLDINVTREKKLTNMRQSSADVMETLAKPMQLDLEGAMEFCAADECVEVTPEVVRVRKVHLDGTTRARERSRAKARDANV
- a CDS encoding NUDIX domain-containing protein, which gives rise to MVRIVVAGAVIREWGGANRVLLAQRAYPPHLAGLWELPGGKVEEGESPAQALERELREELEIEVVGGDRIGDAVPVGDDLELRAYRARWVAGEPVAVEHRALGWFDDAEVVRLADSGEMVPADVGWVRELVDLLRRPGPF
- a CDS encoding ABC transporter ATP-binding protein codes for the protein MTLVVDSVAVDYGDARVVRDVSLTLATAPPAGPVTAILGPSGCGKSTLLRAVAGLVPLASGTIAFDGQDLAAVPPHRRDFGMVFQDAQLFPGRSVAANIAYGLRARRWPREQIADRVAQMLDLVRLPGMARRRVDDLSGGQAQRVALARALAPRPRLLLLDEPLAALDAHLRGKLADDIVGIVEATATPTIVVTHDHDEAATMGDTVIVMRDGGVVAADLAARVWRYPPDEWTAHFLGWENLLAAERIGDVVRTELGDLPTRQLGIGADDPVGAVAIRAESLRARPVGAGPGGTVALPVLRVRELPERTQVILDGSALNTPVAELGALADDDTPPPRPGDRITVRLVGARTGIVTGRGD
- a CDS encoding ABC transporter permease, which translates into the protein MTRSRPGIGLVTGVGRPRITTAGLGLALLGAIPLVFLVIFFGWPLVALFDRAAGTGDGAGILTLWRRSGAGPLLVFTLAQAAASTVLTLIVAAPITWLVARVRFPGSRLFLVVVTLPFVLPSVVVGMAFRAVFTGPLSFLPAALGGALDEAGPSLVPVLCAHVFLNVAVVVRVVAAAWSGLDPRLEQAAQVSGAGPVRAFTTVTLPRLLPAIAAAAALVFLFCTTSYGVIMVLGNGQLHTVETAIYTEGVGSFHLPEAAALSVLQIGVVVATLAVVRLLSRRVPGNRAIEQSPIPVRGWTRIAGVLTALWAALWLVVPLVVLALWSVRPAGPGSWTLAGYRALGAEVNGMTPLASAAMSLRTAVVAAVLAVVFGLAAAIVVARLRGPLREVGELIATIPLGVSAVTLGFGYTLVFAGWPSALANSWWVIAAVQALVAVPLVIRIAVPALEQVPAGLTTAAATLGARPLRVFSTVELPLVRRSFAVAAGFAFILSLGEFGATSFLARVDTTTLPVMIGTALNRPGEANLAAAMACSMVLVVVTAVAVGIVEAVRPNAGALL